A stretch of the Elephas maximus indicus isolate mEleMax1 chromosome 3, mEleMax1 primary haplotype, whole genome shotgun sequence genome encodes the following:
- the PLPPR2 gene encoding phospholipid phosphatase-related protein type 2 isoform X1 — protein MAGGRPQLKRSFSIIPCFVFVESVLLGIVVLLAYRLEFTDTFPVHTQGFFCYDSTYAKPYPGPEATSRAPPALIYALVTAGPTLTILLGELARAFFPASPSAVPIIGESTIVSGACCRFSPPLRRLVRFLGVYAFGLFTTTIFANAGQVVTGNPTPHFLSVCRPNYTALGCPPPSPDRPGPDRFVTDQGACAGSPSLVAAARRAFPCKDAALCAYAVTYTAMYVTLVFRVKGSRLVKPSLCLALLCPAFLVGVVRVAEYRNHWSDVLAGFLTGAAIATFLVTCVVHNFQSRLPSGRRLSPWEDLGQAPTMDSPLEKLSVAQEPETCRPHSTPARLTPSKPQNCTRRGHLIPSCVSSRAPAMCSSPRVPRPRLRSEPTPLPLPLPLPAPTPIQGPSPSSPGPGGPGGGGGRGRKLLLPTPLLRDLYTLSGLYSSPFHRDNFSPYLFASRDHLL, from the exons ATGGCGGGAGGGAGACCTCAGCTGAAGAGGAGTTTCTCCATCATTCCTTGCTTTGTCTTCGTGGAG TCGGTGCTGCTGGGGATCGTGGTCCTGCTTGCTTACCGCCTGGAGTTCACAGACACCTTCCCCGTGCACACCCAGGGATTCTTCTGCTATGACAGTACCTATGCCAAGCCCTACCCAGGGCCTGAGGCTACCAGCCGTGCACCCCCTGCCCTCATCTACGCCTTGGTCACCGCTGGGCCCACCCTCACG ATCCTGCTGGGGGAACTGGCACGTGCCTTTTTCCCTGCATCACCCTCTGCCGTCCCCATCATTGGGGAAAGCACCATCGTTTCTGGGGCCTGTTGTCGTTTCAGCCCCCCACTGCGGAGGCTTGTCCGCTTCCTGG GGGTCTATGCCTTTGGCCTCTTCACAACGACCATCTTCGCCAACGCGGGGCAGGTGGTGACCGGCAACCCCACGCCGCATTTTCTGTCAGTCTGCCGCCCCAACTACACAGCTCTGGGCTGCCCGCCGCCCTCGCCTGACCGGCCAGGGCCCGACCGCTTTGTCACCGACCAGGGTGCTTGCGCCGGCAGCCCCAGTCTCGTGGCCGCAGCACGCCGAGCCTTCCCCTGCAAGGACGCGGCCCTCTGCGCCTACGCCGTTACCTACACCGCG ATGTATGTGACTCTCGTATTCCGCGTGAAGGGCTCCCGCCTAGTCAAGCCCTCGCTCTGTCTGGCCCTGCTGTGCCCTGCCTTCCTGGTTGGCGTAGTCCGTGTGGCGGAGTACCGGAACCACTGGTCCGACGTGCTGGCAGGCTTCCTAACTGGAGCAGCCATTGCCACCTTCCTG GTCACCTGCGTTGTGCACAACTTCCAGAGTCGGCTGCCCTCTGGCCGAAGGCTCTCCCCTTGGGAGGACCTGGGCCAAGCCCCCACCATGGACAGCCCCCTCGAAAAGTTAAGTGTGGCCCAG GAACCTGAAACCTGCAGGCCGCATTCGACACCGGCACGGCTCACCCCATCCA AGCCGCAGAACTGCACCCGCCGTGGCCACCTGATCCCCAGCTGCGTGTCCTCCAGGGCCCCAGCCATGTGTTCATCACCCCGCGTTCCCCGTCCTCGATTGAGATCTGAGCCCACACCCCTGCCGCTGCCGCTGCCCCTGCCAGCACCGACCCCCATCCAGGGCCCCTCACCCTCCTCCCCCGGGCCTGGGGGGCCAGGCGGGGGTGGTGGACGTGGCCGGAAGCTGCTGCTGCCCACGCCCCTCCTGCGGGACCTGTACACCCTCAGTGGACTCTATTCCTCCCCCTTTCACCGGGACAACTTCAGCCCCTACCTTTTTGCCAGCCGCGACCACCTGCTGTGA
- the PLPPR2 gene encoding phospholipid phosphatase-related protein type 2 isoform X2 has translation MAGGRPQLKRSFSIIPCFVFVESVLLGIVVLLAYRLEFTDTFPVHTQGFFCYDSTYAKPYPGPEATSRAPPALIYALVTAGPTLTILLGELARAFFPASPSAVPIIGESTIVSGACCRFSPPLRRLVRFLGVYAFGLFTTTIFANAGQVVTGNPTPHFLSVCRPNYTALGCPPPSPDRPGPDRFVTDQGACAGSPSLVAAARRAFPCKDAALCAYAVTYTAMYVTLVFRVKGSRLVKPSLCLALLCPAFLVGVVRVAEYRNHWSDVLAGFLTGAAIATFLVTCVVHNFQSRLPSGRRLSPWEDLGQAPTMDSPLEKNLKPAGRIRHRHGSPHPSRRTAPAVAT, from the exons ATGGCGGGAGGGAGACCTCAGCTGAAGAGGAGTTTCTCCATCATTCCTTGCTTTGTCTTCGTGGAG TCGGTGCTGCTGGGGATCGTGGTCCTGCTTGCTTACCGCCTGGAGTTCACAGACACCTTCCCCGTGCACACCCAGGGATTCTTCTGCTATGACAGTACCTATGCCAAGCCCTACCCAGGGCCTGAGGCTACCAGCCGTGCACCCCCTGCCCTCATCTACGCCTTGGTCACCGCTGGGCCCACCCTCACG ATCCTGCTGGGGGAACTGGCACGTGCCTTTTTCCCTGCATCACCCTCTGCCGTCCCCATCATTGGGGAAAGCACCATCGTTTCTGGGGCCTGTTGTCGTTTCAGCCCCCCACTGCGGAGGCTTGTCCGCTTCCTGG GGGTCTATGCCTTTGGCCTCTTCACAACGACCATCTTCGCCAACGCGGGGCAGGTGGTGACCGGCAACCCCACGCCGCATTTTCTGTCAGTCTGCCGCCCCAACTACACAGCTCTGGGCTGCCCGCCGCCCTCGCCTGACCGGCCAGGGCCCGACCGCTTTGTCACCGACCAGGGTGCTTGCGCCGGCAGCCCCAGTCTCGTGGCCGCAGCACGCCGAGCCTTCCCCTGCAAGGACGCGGCCCTCTGCGCCTACGCCGTTACCTACACCGCG ATGTATGTGACTCTCGTATTCCGCGTGAAGGGCTCCCGCCTAGTCAAGCCCTCGCTCTGTCTGGCCCTGCTGTGCCCTGCCTTCCTGGTTGGCGTAGTCCGTGTGGCGGAGTACCGGAACCACTGGTCCGACGTGCTGGCAGGCTTCCTAACTGGAGCAGCCATTGCCACCTTCCTG GTCACCTGCGTTGTGCACAACTTCCAGAGTCGGCTGCCCTCTGGCCGAAGGCTCTCCCCTTGGGAGGACCTGGGCCAAGCCCCCACCATGGACAGCCCCCTCGAAAA GAACCTGAAACCTGCAGGCCGCATTCGACACCGGCACGGCTCACCCCATCCA AGCCGCAGAACTGCACCCGCCGTGGCCACCTGA
- the SWSAP1 gene encoding ATPase SWSAP1 has product MAETVRRVLSAGSAAGPAEESAAEAGPPLLLLGGPGSGKTALLFAAALEVAGEGRGPVLFLSRKPLQSLPLRTGAALDPLRLQKIRFQYPPSTRELFRLLCSAHEARVPAPALLLLDSLEEYLSEHQGPHETAHLAALLLDTAAYFNHRAGPGRSCGLMVALQAQEDADSGDTLQLALLQRYFPACCWLQPGATGTGQRCLRACLEPGGLGPRTEWLIAFQPDGEMTITLLSTEVGDPSSDKATSSVGQP; this is encoded by the exons ATGGCGGAGACGGTGAGGCGAGTGCTAAGCGCGGGCAGCGCGGCCGGGCCCGCGGAAGAAAGCGCGGCTGAGGCCGGGCCACCGTTGCTGCTGCTCGGCGGCCCAGGCTCCGGGAAGACAGCACTGCTGTTCGCGGCGGCCTTGGAGGTGGCGGGCGAGGGCCGAGGCCCCGTCCTGTTCCTGTCAAGGAAACCTCTGCAAAGCCTGCCCCTCAGGACCGGCGCGGCGCTCGACCCCCTGCGCCTCCAG AAGATCCGCTTCCAGTACCCACCCTCAACCCGGGAGCTTTTCCGGCTCCTGTGCTCTGCCCATGAAGCCCGGGTACCAGCCCCTGCTCTCCTACTGCTTGACTCCTTGGAGGAGTACCTCTCAGAACACCAGGGGCCCCATGAAACTGCCCACCTGGCTGCCCTACTTCTGGACACTGCTGCCTACTTCAACCACCGGGCTGGGCCAGGCAGGAGCTGTGGACTCATGGTAGCCCTCCAGGCCCAGGAGGATGCAGACAGTGGGGACACCTTGCAGCTGGCACTGCTCCAACGGTATTTCCCTGCCTGCTGTTGGCTGCAGCCAGGTGCAACAGGTACAGGACAGCGCTGCCTCCGAGCCTGCCTGGAGCCAGGTGGGCTGGGCCCCAGGACAGAGTGGTTGATAGCTTTCCAACCAGATGGCGAGATGACGATCACCCTGTTGTCCACTGAGGTGGGTGATCCCAGCTCAGACAAGGCCACAAGCTCTGTAGGCCAGCCCTGA